From a single Cyclobacterium marinum DSM 745 genomic region:
- a CDS encoding GIY-YIG nuclease family protein, which produces MHCHFYILFSRCKNRYYIGASCDELKERVRRHNSNHKKGFTGTVNDWELVYSEDFKSKEEAFSREREVKKWKSRKKIETLISST; this is translated from the coding sequence ATGCACTGTCACTTTTATATATTGTTTTCCAGATGCAAAAACCGATATTATATCGGAGCGAGCTGTGATGAACTTAAAGAAAGAGTTCGCAGGCATAATTCCAACCACAAGAAAGGTTTTACGGGAACAGTGAATGACTGGGAGTTGGTTTATTCTGAAGACTTTAAATCAAAGGAGGAAGCCTTCTCCAGAGAGCGGGAAGTTAAAAAATGGAAAAGCCGTAAGAAAATTGAGACGCTAATAAGCTCAACATGA
- a CDS encoding GIY-YIG nuclease family protein → MHCHFYILFSKCKNRYYIGATCDELKERVRRHNSNHKKGFTGTVNDWELVYSEDFKSKEEAFSREREVKKWKSRKKIETLISST, encoded by the coding sequence ATGCACTGTCACTTTTATATATTGTTTTCCAAGTGCAAAAATCGATATTATATCGGAGCGACCTGTGATGAACTTAAAGAAAGAGTTCGCAGGCATAATTCCAACCACAAGAAAGGTTTTACGGGAACAGTGAATGACTGGGAGTTGGTTTATTCTGAAGACTTTAAATCAAAGGAGGAAGCCTTCTCCAGAGAGCGGGAAGTTAAAAAATGGAAAAGCCGTAAGAAAATTGAGACGCTAATAAGCTCAACATGA
- a CDS encoding GIY-YIG nuclease family protein, which produces MHCHFYILFSRCKNRYYIGASCDELKERVRRHNSNHKKGFTGTVNDWELVYSEDFKSKEEAFSREREVKKWKSRKKIETLISST; this is translated from the coding sequence ATGCACTGTCACTTTTATATATTGTTTTCCAGATGCAAAAATCGATATTATATCGGAGCGAGCTGTGATGAACTTAAAGAAAGGGTTCGCAGGCATAATTCCAACCACAAGAAAGGTTTTACGGGAACAGTGAATGACTGGGAGTTGGTTTATTCTGAAGACTTTAAATCAAAGGAGGAAGCCTTCTCCAGAGAGCGGGAAGTTAAAAAATGGAAAAGCCGTAAGAAAATTGAGACGCTAATAAGCTCAACATGA
- a CDS encoding GIY-YIG nuclease family protein: protein MIQSIPIYIGRVGGSNPSTPTTSLLEGFFYLCTVTFIYCFPDAKTKNRYYIGATCDELKERVRRHNSHHKKGFTGTVNDWELVYSEDFKSKEEAFSREREVKKWKSRKKIETLISST, encoded by the coding sequence TTGATTCAGAGCATTCCGATTTACATCGGAAGGGTCGGGGGTTCGAATCCCTCAACTCCCACCACAAGCCTTTTAGAAGGCTTTTTTTATTTATGCACTGTCACTTTTATATATTGTTTTCCAGATGCAAAAACCAAAAACCGATATTATATCGGAGCGACCTGTGATGAACTTAAAGAAAGAGTTCGCAGGCATAATTCCCACCACAAGAAAGGCTTTACGGGAACAGTGAATGACTGGGAGTTGGTTTATTCTGAAGACTTTAAATCAAAGGAGGAAGCCTTCTCCAGAGAGCGGGAAGTTAAAAAATGGAAAAGCCGTAAGAAAATTGAGACGCTAATAAGCTCAACATGA
- a CDS encoding GIY-YIG nuclease family protein, protein MHCHFYILFSRCKNRYYIGATCDELKERVRRHNSNHKKGFTGTVNDWELVYSEDFKSKEEAFSREREVKKWKSRKKIETLISST, encoded by the coding sequence ATGCACTGTCACTTTTATATATTGTTTTCCAGGTGCAAAAATCGATATTATATCGGAGCGACCTGTGATGAACTTAAAGAAAGAGTTCGCAGGCATAATTCCAACCACAAGAAAGGTTTTACGGGAACAGTGAATGACTGGGAGTTGGTTTATTCTGAAGACTTTAAATCAAAGGAGGAAGCCTTCTCCAGAGAGCGGGAAGTTAAAAAATGGAAAAGCCGTAAGAAAATTGAGACGCTAATAAGCTCAACATGA
- a CDS encoding GIY-YIG nuclease family protein, whose translation MHCHFYILFSRCKNRYYIRATCDELKERVRRYNSNHKKGFTGTVNDWELVYSEDFKSKEEAFSREREVKKWKSRKKIETLISST comes from the coding sequence ATGCACTGTCACTTTTATATATTGTTTTCCAGGTGCAAAAACCGATATTATATCAGAGCGACCTGTGATGAACTTAAAGAAAGGGTCCGTAGGTATAATTCCAACCACAAGAAAGGTTTTACGGGAACAGTGAATGACTGGGAGTTGGTTTATTCTGAAGACTTTAAATCAAAGGAGGAAGCCTTCTCCAGAGAGCGGGAAGTTAAAAAATGGAAAAGCCGTAAGAAAATTGAGACGCTAATAAGCTCAACATGA
- a CDS encoding GIY-YIG nuclease family protein yields the protein MHCHFYILFSRCKNRYYIGATCDELKERVRRHNSNHKKGLLTPEFLFF from the coding sequence ATGCACTGTCACTTTTATATATTGTTTTCCAGATGCAAAAACCGATATTATATCGGAGCGACCTGTGATGAACTTAAAGAAAGGGTTCGTAGGCATAATTCCAACCATAAGAAAGGCTTATTAACACCGGAATTTCTTTTTTTTTAA
- a CDS encoding RNA polymerase sigma factor produces the protein MKAEKDLVLGLKKGDSEALSMIYDQYYEGLYFYLLKFTSQKDLVQNAVQDLFVDLWASRSKLGEINSLKGYLFVSGKRKLYHLIKSNKKKQIVDLAFPTVVDGMLFQYSQEDFLVEIETNEERKDRLLTAINRLPSRQKEAIYLRYYEKLNLEEISQIQGIAYQSVLNNLQRALHTLRSNPLIVNLFEWAIFAFICLA, from the coding sequence ATGAAAGCTGAAAAGGATCTTGTTCTTGGCCTAAAGAAAGGTGATAGTGAAGCCCTATCTATGATATATGATCAATACTATGAAGGTCTATATTTTTATTTATTAAAGTTCACTTCTCAAAAAGATTTGGTGCAGAATGCTGTGCAGGATTTATTTGTTGACTTATGGGCGTCAAGATCAAAGCTGGGTGAAATCAATTCACTCAAAGGGTATCTATTTGTTTCAGGCAAGAGGAAGTTATATCATCTTATTAAGTCCAATAAAAAAAAACAAATCGTTGACTTGGCTTTTCCCACAGTGGTAGATGGAATGTTATTTCAATATTCACAAGAAGATTTTTTAGTTGAAATAGAAACCAATGAGGAAAGAAAAGATAGGCTTTTAACAGCGATTAATAGACTTCCATCTCGTCAAAAAGAAGCAATTTATTTGCGTTATTATGAAAAGTTAAATCTTGAGGAAATCAGTCAAATCCAAGGAATTGCCTATCAGTCAGTCCTTAATAATTTACAAAGGGCACTACATACACTACGTTCTAACCCATTAATTGTCAATCTTTTTGAATGGGCTATATTCGCATTTATTTGTTTGGCATAA
- a CDS encoding FecR family protein translates to MKNSKPIFEDLTKEGENPVKVVFAKRTLSKTVLAQEKNKLLKRVTNDNALLEKKSVGLKSWRTTIFRYAAAAVVLVVSMMAALSIDKVRHQTAYGEVASVQLPDGTLVTLNGNSQLKYSRLYWWFMEERKVALKGEAFFDVVKRKTKEGDMKFQVFTEHLKVEVLGTAFNVIDRSNQEVVVLEEGSVQVKVLSNETTLPLLPGEYMSYNKIDNKLEHGSVVTEGYTSWKDNYIILDNKTLGDLARIINTVYGKKVVFKNNADKDIILEGKVPSNEINVLIHALKLATNLKIHMEGDTVFVN, encoded by the coding sequence TTGAAGAATTCCAAACCAATATTTGAGGACCTGACCAAAGAAGGCGAAAATCCTGTCAAGGTGGTTTTTGCCAAACGCACACTGTCTAAAACTGTTCTTGCTCAAGAGAAAAATAAATTACTAAAGAGGGTAACCAACGATAATGCACTCCTTGAAAAAAAATCTGTGGGATTGAAGAGTTGGAGAACCACTATTTTTAGGTATGCGGCGGCAGCTGTCGTATTGGTTGTAAGTATGATGGCTGCCCTTAGCATAGATAAGGTAAGGCATCAAACAGCTTACGGAGAGGTTGCGAGTGTTCAATTACCGGATGGAACTTTAGTAACGCTCAATGGAAATTCCCAATTAAAGTATTCAAGGTTGTATTGGTGGTTTATGGAGGAAAGAAAGGTGGCCCTCAAAGGAGAAGCCTTTTTTGATGTGGTCAAACGAAAAACAAAGGAAGGGGATATGAAATTTCAAGTATTTACTGAGCACTTGAAGGTAGAAGTTTTGGGGACAGCATTTAATGTTATAGACAGGTCTAATCAAGAAGTAGTAGTATTGGAAGAGGGGAGTGTGCAAGTTAAGGTTTTATCCAATGAGACCACGCTGCCTTTATTGCCGGGAGAGTACATGAGCTATAATAAAATTGATAATAAGCTGGAACATGGCTCAGTTGTAACAGAAGGCTATACCTCTTGGAAGGACAATTATATTATTCTTGACAACAAAACCTTAGGAGACCTTGCTCGGATCATCAATACAGTTTACGGAAAGAAAGTAGTATTCAAAAATAATGCAGACAAAGATATAATTCTTGAAGGGAAAGTCCCTTCCAATGAAATCAATGTTTTAATCCATGCCTTAAAATTGGCAACAAACCTTAAAATACATATGGAAGGAGATACTGTATTTGTCAATTGA
- a CDS encoding SusC/RagA family TonB-linked outer membrane protein — translation MRNYYYTIALLLCLFNLGNNQYSLGQELLSFNKFDNHKQSNEAAKTMTFKKAMEQFGNHYGVSFLYRKDLLDHQLVSPPSLSGDKGKGLEDMLAPLGVSYKELRKDYIVIFSREEKNGNEEDKIDHSQLRFDSVIKGVITEESGEPLPGATIMVKGTNIGTVTDLDGAYTITIPDNIENPVLEFSFIGFSPQEVVVGTQTEINVTLSDNLASLNEVVVIGYGAVKKSDLTGAVSSVKASEIQQTPITSIDQGLVGRASGVMVTQTSGMPGAVASIRIRGSSSLQGGNEPLYVIDGFPVYSGAGFGETGGNARMSGLSTINPADIESIEILKDASATAIYGARAANGVVLITTKSGKEGRDQVTFDAYYGVQKVVQKIDVMNAYDYATLVNEAYTNDGLSPVYGADKMAELQANPKGTDWQEEIFRAAPVQNYQLSFSGGDKKTNYAVSGNYFNQEGVIINSGFKRYSGRVNIARNISNKFKVGTNFNVSKTMSNAVPTDAGGSGGVVTGAMKFNPILPVYSNQELGIYTQVNSPGIIYPNPVASALEQVRESAMLRVLGNIFGEYEFVPNLVGKVSFGTDLVNTKFDTFIPTSIFESNGIAKATVNGGYTTNWLNENTLSWNKKISDLHSVSLLGGITFQKNFYESLMASSQDFVNNSLEENALGSGSVYNQPGSSKTEWSLVSYLGRVNYNFNEKYLLSLNGRIDGSSRFGDNNKYAFFPSGALAWRAIEEDFIQNMNVFSNLKARISYGVTGNQEIGLYNSLPTLTNTTYTIGGALATGFYPNSIPNPNLRWEKTSQFDFGLDFGFFDERLRFTTDYYFKKTIDLIYNVAVPFVSGFGSSLQNIGSIQNQGVELMIGADILAQTELKWTSSFNISFNRNKVLELGGESYKDVGGGDGHLKTGSVHRLIVGQPIGLFYGYVSDGIIQNAEELAAGPVGPTNWIGGRRYLDISGPNGVPDGVVNATYDRAIIGDPNPDFFGGFTNTISYKGFELNAFTQFSYGADIFNYNAMELELPSGGQNVYSDLVNRWTPNNPSDVYPKATTNRSAVFSDVFMEDGSYLKIKTLTLGYTFPASEIKALSGLKLYITGQNLFTFTNYSGYDPEVSYRGATNLQLGEDFGGYPQSRTFMIGAKINFQ, via the coding sequence ATGAGAAATTATTATTACACCATAGCATTGCTGCTGTGCTTGTTTAATTTAGGAAACAACCAATATTCCTTAGGGCAGGAGTTGCTTTCTTTTAACAAATTCGACAATCATAAGCAGTCGAATGAAGCTGCAAAAACCATGACTTTCAAAAAGGCCATGGAGCAATTTGGAAACCATTATGGGGTTTCATTTTTGTATCGCAAAGACTTATTGGATCACCAATTGGTAAGCCCTCCTAGTTTATCCGGAGATAAAGGTAAAGGACTAGAAGATATGCTTGCACCTTTAGGTGTGAGCTATAAAGAACTCCGCAAAGATTATATCGTTATTTTTTCAAGGGAAGAAAAAAATGGGAATGAAGAAGATAAAATTGATCATTCCCAGCTGCGCTTTGATTCAGTAATCAAAGGGGTGATTACTGAAGAGAGTGGTGAGCCATTACCCGGAGCCACAATAATGGTGAAAGGGACAAATATTGGAACTGTAACTGATCTAGATGGAGCATATACTATCACTATTCCGGACAATATAGAGAACCCGGTATTAGAATTTTCTTTTATAGGTTTCAGTCCCCAAGAAGTAGTCGTTGGGACACAAACAGAAATTAATGTGACTTTATCCGATAACCTTGCTTCACTGAATGAAGTAGTAGTTATTGGTTATGGTGCCGTCAAGAAAAGTGATCTTACAGGTGCTGTATCCTCTGTTAAAGCCAGTGAAATTCAGCAAACACCTATTACTTCTATAGATCAAGGACTTGTCGGTCGAGCCTCTGGAGTAATGGTGACCCAAACATCAGGAATGCCAGGAGCAGTAGCCTCTATTCGTATCCGTGGTTCAAGTTCTCTTCAAGGTGGAAATGAACCATTGTATGTAATTGATGGATTCCCCGTCTATAGTGGGGCAGGTTTTGGAGAAACAGGAGGTAATGCTCGGATGAGTGGATTGTCTACCATCAATCCTGCAGATATTGAGTCTATTGAAATACTTAAAGATGCATCCGCGACTGCTATTTATGGGGCAAGAGCTGCCAATGGAGTTGTACTAATAACGACTAAGAGCGGTAAAGAGGGGCGTGATCAGGTTACTTTTGATGCTTATTATGGCGTACAAAAAGTTGTTCAGAAAATTGATGTGATGAACGCTTATGATTATGCCACTTTGGTCAATGAAGCTTATACCAACGATGGCTTAAGCCCCGTATATGGTGCAGATAAGATGGCTGAACTTCAGGCCAACCCTAAAGGTACAGATTGGCAAGAAGAAATATTTAGAGCTGCTCCTGTGCAGAATTACCAATTGTCGTTTTCAGGAGGGGATAAAAAGACGAATTATGCGGTTTCAGGAAATTATTTTAACCAAGAAGGCGTCATTATCAATTCGGGTTTTAAACGCTATTCCGGTAGAGTTAATATCGCAAGAAATATTAGCAATAAGTTCAAGGTAGGTACCAACTTTAATGTAAGTAAGACCATGTCGAATGCAGTACCAACGGATGCCGGAGGATCTGGAGGCGTGGTAACAGGAGCCATGAAATTTAACCCTATTCTTCCTGTATACTCCAACCAAGAACTAGGTATTTATACCCAAGTTAACAGCCCGGGAATTATTTACCCTAATCCGGTTGCTTCTGCCCTCGAGCAAGTTAGAGAAAGTGCCATGTTACGTGTTTTAGGTAATATTTTTGGGGAGTACGAATTTGTGCCAAACTTAGTGGGAAAAGTGTCTTTCGGTACTGATCTAGTAAATACAAAATTTGATACGTTTATTCCTACCAGTATTTTTGAGTCTAATGGTATCGCAAAGGCTACAGTCAATGGTGGGTATACAACAAATTGGTTGAATGAAAATACTTTAAGTTGGAATAAAAAAATTAGTGATTTGCACAGTGTGTCTCTTTTGGGGGGAATTACTTTCCAGAAGAATTTCTATGAAAGTTTAATGGCGTCTTCGCAAGATTTCGTAAATAATTCACTGGAAGAAAACGCCTTAGGTTCAGGTTCAGTTTACAACCAGCCGGGATCTTCTAAAACCGAATGGAGCTTGGTATCCTACTTAGGTAGAGTCAATTATAACTTTAATGAAAAATATTTACTTTCCCTAAATGGACGAATAGACGGTTCCTCTAGGTTTGGTGACAATAACAAATATGCATTTTTCCCTTCCGGAGCATTGGCTTGGAGAGCAATTGAGGAAGATTTTATTCAAAACATGAATGTCTTCTCTAACCTCAAAGCTAGGATAAGTTATGGTGTAACAGGTAACCAAGAGATAGGTTTATACAACTCTTTGCCTACCTTAACGAATACGACTTATACAATCGGAGGAGCATTGGCGACAGGGTTTTACCCCAATTCAATTCCTAACCCCAATTTGAGATGGGAGAAAACCTCCCAATTTGACTTCGGATTAGATTTTGGATTTTTTGATGAGAGGTTAAGGTTTACAACCGATTACTACTTCAAAAAAACCATTGATTTGATTTATAATGTAGCTGTACCTTTTGTATCCGGATTTGGTTCTTCTTTACAAAATATAGGAAGTATTCAAAACCAAGGGGTTGAATTAATGATTGGCGCAGATATCTTGGCACAAACTGAATTGAAATGGACTTCCTCATTCAACATTTCTTTTAACCGTAACAAAGTATTAGAATTGGGTGGTGAAAGTTACAAGGATGTTGGAGGTGGAGACGGCCACTTGAAAACAGGATCCGTTCACCGTTTAATAGTTGGGCAGCCTATAGGTTTGTTTTATGGATATGTTTCAGATGGGATTATCCAAAATGCTGAAGAATTGGCTGCCGGACCTGTAGGTCCTACCAATTGGATTGGTGGAAGAAGGTACTTGGATATCAGTGGGCCAAATGGTGTTCCTGATGGAGTAGTCAATGCCACTTATGATAGAGCCATTATTGGAGATCCAAATCCTGATTTTTTTGGAGGATTTACCAATACCATATCCTATAAAGGATTTGAATTGAATGCATTCACACAGTTTTCATATGGAGCAGATATTTTTAATTACAATGCCATGGAGTTAGAGTTACCTTCCGGAGGGCAGAATGTTTACAGCGATTTAGTAAACCGGTGGACCCCAAACAACCCTAGTGATGTGTACCCCAAGGCCACTACCAACAGGTCGGCAGTATTTAGTGATGTATTTATGGAAGATGGATCCTATCTAAAAATCAAAACCTTAACCTTAGGATATACCTTCCCTGCTTCAGAAATCAAGGCACTTAGTGGATTAAAGTTATACATAACAGGTCAAAACCTATTTACTTTCACCAACTACTCCGGTTATGATCCGGAAGTAAGTTATCGTGGTGCAACCAACCTTCAGTTAGGAGAAGATTTTGGAGGCTATCCACAGTCCAGAACGTTTATGATAGGGGCCAAAATTAACTTCCAATAA
- a CDS encoding RagB/SusD family nutrient uptake outer membrane protein → MKNIKHIAFLFLLLSSTSCMDEFLKEAPEDRFVIGNFYSSQSDAEAAVTAVYRKLYDIYERNMFILNDLPADTEKNGLGMPNQYLQNLEYLRHTSENQFTSTMWQQNYDGIARANTAILNIPAIEMDETVKARLIGEAKFLRALYYFNLVRFYGDVPLILKLESVEDALGPRVASAEVYQQIINDLMDAESSLPEIYAENDIGRATKGAAKILLGKVYLTMKEFNKSVEKLAEVINNEGDYGYGLHEDYRDNWRPATETGKEMVFGIEFMDPPGNGNSAMVLQGPKYSLPGGFAVLGLVNSNEADIPTRDLYDRFTDDDERKAGTFRTDFVSLLDGSIHTSTIPIFTKYWEENESNPSNSDANMNVIRYADALLMYAEALNEIGQTEAAAIPLNRVMERAYNSTLHNVSGLSTDDMRTHIYEERHKELAMEGHRWFDLVRTGRFVQRMKDHAAYEASVAESNKVELAQNIKDHMVLMPIPQREIDLNPELTQNPGY, encoded by the coding sequence ATGAAAAATATAAAACATATTGCATTTTTATTTCTACTTCTAAGTTCAACTTCTTGTATGGATGAGTTCTTGAAAGAGGCTCCGGAAGATAGATTTGTAATTGGTAATTTCTACAGTAGTCAGTCAGACGCTGAAGCGGCGGTAACAGCAGTTTACAGAAAATTATATGACATCTATGAACGAAATATGTTCATCTTAAATGATCTCCCTGCGGATACCGAAAAGAATGGTTTGGGAATGCCAAATCAATACCTTCAAAACCTCGAATATTTGAGACATACCTCAGAAAATCAATTTACGAGTACCATGTGGCAACAAAACTATGATGGGATTGCTAGAGCAAATACAGCCATTCTTAATATTCCTGCCATAGAGATGGATGAAACCGTAAAAGCCAGACTAATTGGAGAGGCTAAATTTTTAAGAGCATTGTATTATTTCAATTTGGTACGTTTTTACGGAGATGTTCCGCTAATTTTAAAACTTGAATCTGTAGAAGATGCTTTAGGCCCCAGAGTTGCGAGTGCTGAGGTTTATCAGCAAATTATCAATGACCTGATGGATGCAGAGAGTAGCTTACCTGAAATTTATGCTGAAAATGATATAGGAAGAGCCACAAAGGGAGCTGCCAAAATTCTTTTAGGAAAGGTGTACCTGACCATGAAAGAATTTAATAAATCAGTTGAAAAATTGGCAGAGGTAATCAATAATGAAGGAGATTATGGATATGGTTTGCATGAAGACTATAGAGACAATTGGCGTCCGGCCACCGAGACTGGAAAAGAAATGGTATTTGGGATAGAGTTTATGGATCCCCCGGGAAATGGGAATTCCGCGATGGTGTTACAGGGACCAAAGTATTCTTTACCCGGAGGTTTTGCAGTGCTAGGTTTGGTTAATTCAAATGAGGCAGATATCCCCACAAGAGATCTTTATGATAGATTTACTGACGATGATGAGAGAAAAGCCGGGACATTCAGGACTGATTTTGTAAGTCTCCTTGATGGGTCTATTCATACCTCTACCATTCCAATTTTCACAAAATATTGGGAAGAAAATGAAAGCAATCCGAGTAATAGCGATGCCAATATGAATGTGATTCGATACGCAGATGCATTGTTAATGTATGCCGAGGCATTGAACGAAATAGGGCAGACCGAGGCCGCTGCAATTCCTCTCAATAGAGTCATGGAAAGAGCCTATAATTCAACCTTACACAATGTTTCTGGGTTAAGCACTGATGATATGAGGACGCATATTTACGAGGAACGACACAAGGAATTGGCTATGGAAGGACACCGTTGGTTTGACTTGGTTAGAACAGGCAGGTTTGTCCAACGAATGAAGGACCATGCTGCATATGAAGCAAGTGTAGCCGAATCAAACAAAGTAGAATTGGCACAAAATATTAAAGACCATATGGTATTGATGCCGATTCCTCAGAGGGAAATAGATTTAAATCCGGAACTTACCCAAAACCCCGGGTATTAA